A window from Clupea harengus chromosome 14, Ch_v2.0.2, whole genome shotgun sequence encodes these proteins:
- the eipr1 gene encoding EARP-interacting protein homolog, with protein sequence MEDDAPVIYGLEFQARALTAQTAETDVIRFLVGTQSLKFDNQIHIIDFDDENNIINKSVLLHAAGEIWHISASPADKSVLTTCYNKTSESRVVTCAAVWRMPPEWESGSHESPDDSSNNPQTLELLCHLDNTAHGNMACVLWEPMGDGRRLISLADNHAVLWDLQESSTKATVSSSATLEGKGQLKFTSGKWSPHHNCTQLATANDTAIRGWDLRSMSQIYCIENAHGQLVRDLDFNPNKQYYLASCGDDCKVKFWDVRNVNEPVKSLEEHSHWVWSVRYNQSHDQLLLTGSSDSRVILSNMVSISSEPFGHLVDDDDLSDGEDCHQEEKNREPLQDSIIATYEEHEDSVYALEWSSADPWLFASLSYDGRLVINRVPRALKYRILL encoded by the exons ATGGAAGACGACGCACCTGTTATTTATGGTCTTGAGTTTCAG GCCCGGgcactgacagcacagacagctgagACAGATGTCATAAGATTCCTTGTGGGCACACAGTCACTCAAATTTGACAATCAG ATCCACATCATTGACTTTGATGATGAGAATAACATCATTAATAAGAGCGTCCTCCTGCACGCTGCCGGGGAGATATGGCACATCAGCGCCAGTCCTGCCGACAAAAGTGTGCTGACGACATGCTACAACAAGA CCAGCGAGAGCCGGGTGGTAACGTGTGCAGCCGTGTGGAGGATGCCCCCAGAATGGGAATCAGGCAGCCACGAGTCCCCTGACGATTCATCAAACAACCCACAGACCCTGGAGCTCCTCTGTCACCTTGACAACACAGCCCACGGCAACATGGCCTG TGTGTTATGGGAGCCCATGGGCGACGGCAGGCGTCTGATCTCTCTGGCCGATAACCACGCGGTGCTGTGGGACCTTCAGGAGAGCTCCACCAAAGCCACG GTTTCCAGCAGTGCCACCCTGGAGGGGAAAGGGCAGCTGAAGTTCACCTCGGGTAAATGGAGCCCGCACCACAACTGCACCCAGCTGGCCACAGCCAATGACACGGCCATCCGCGGCTGGGATCTGCGGAGCATGAG TCAGATCTACTGTATTGAGAATGCCCACGGTCAGCTGGTGCGAGACCTGGACTTCAATCCCAACAAGCAGTACTATCTGGCCAGCTGTGGGGACGACTGTAAGGTCAAGTTCTGGGATGTGAGGAACGTCAATGAGCCAGTCAAGAGCCTGGAGGAGCATTCAcactg GGTGTGGAGCGTCAGGTACAACCAGTCCCACGACCAGCTGCTGCTGACGGGCAGCAGTGACAGCAGGGTCATCCTGTCCAACATGGTGTCCATCTCCTCCGAGCCCTTCGGCCACCTGGTGGACGACGATGACCTCAGCGACGGCGAGGACTGCCACCAGGAGGAGAA AAACAGGGAGCCACTGCAGGACAGCATCATCGCCACATATGAGGAGCACGAGGACAGCGTGTACGCGCTGGAGTGGTCGTCCGCAGACCCCTGGCTCTTCGCCTCGCTCAGCTACGATGGACGGCTCGTCATCAACAGGGTCCCCCGGGCCCTCAAGTACCGCATCCTGctgtaa